The following proteins are encoded in a genomic region of Diabrotica virgifera virgifera chromosome 1, PGI_DIABVI_V3a:
- the LOC126880508 gene encoding uncharacterized protein LOC126880508 → MFNLEFMYILVTLSVIFNCVLCFKLTENERRRRRVSNDSSVLDTGIGSIGIYLSNSIQHLPVQRKHYHFRIHHHYHNREKVLKYVDVFPRDITICEGTPGAFCPNGTWALCTKNGAIRCIASLWGTVPCDESFFQHCAEVTLPCTLYTPECRLERRFRKQATFNKDIPCITTLKMYSNLVYVNGTVIAQDLVKIYPPDLFCVIILALPDEATQGEELFERGSKILGELSLRVFGINK, encoded by the exons ATGTTTAACTTAGAATTTATGTATATACTGGTAACACTATCAGTAATCTTTAATTGCGTATTATGTTTTAAATTAACTGAAAATGAAAGAA gaaGGAGGAGAGTAAGCAACGACAGTTCAGTATTAGATACCGGTATCGGTTCTATAGGAATATATCTCAGCAACTCCATACAACACCTTCCAGTTCAAAGAAAGCATTATCACTTCAGAATACACCATCACTACCATAACCGAGAGAAAGTATTAAAATACGTGGACGTTTTCCCAAGGGATATAACAATATGTGAAGGTACACCCGGTGCATTTTGCCCCAATGGTACATGGGCATTGTGCACTAAAAATGGAGCTATCAGATGCATAGCTAGTTTATGGGGAACTGTACCATGCGATGAAAGTTTTTTTCAGCATTGCGCGGAAGTGACATTACCATGTACGCTTTATACACCAGAATGTAGACTTGAACGAAGATTTAGGAAACAAGCAACGTTTAATAAAGATATTCCTTGTATAACTACATTAAAAATGTACTCGAATTTGGTTTATGTCAATGGAACAGTAATTGCTCAAGATTTAGTAAAAATATATCCTCCAGATTTGTTTTGCGTCATTATTTTGGCTTTACCAGATGAGGCAACACAAGGGGAAGAGTTATTTGAACGGGGTAGTAAAATACTTGGAGAATTGTCTCTGCGTGTTTTTGGCATcaataaatga